In Prosthecobacter sp. SYSU 5D2, the following proteins share a genomic window:
- a CDS encoding sulfatase-like hydrolase/transferase, with amino-acid sequence MKILMLFAAVVCAVSGLRAADRPNIILFYTDDHGYADLGIQGVLKDIRTPHLDALARSGVLARHGYSTAPQCVPSRGGLMTGKFQGRFNLDSNQSELDGFNKETTIATRLQKAGYVTAQFGKWHLGPQEEISKHGFKHVFSQHAQRPFSANITAEGTDVPLGNFPAEMYHLDACSQAAAGVIERYKAEPFFLYVAYRAPHTPLDAPKKYTDRFPGEMPERRRQALAMISAVDDGVGLITETLKKHGLTEKTLIFFIGDNGAPLKIHKVDSPLKGDPGGWDGSLNTPLNGEKGMLSEGGMHVPFVIAWPGTVPGGQEFDHPISALDVAATAAAQAGIETKPGDLDGVNLLPFLKGDVKEPPHAALMWRWMAQSAIREGNWKLLRGGDREYLYNLGTDLEEKNNVADQHPEVAARLRTQLKTWCDELNPPGLALGPMAQVWHDYFDHYLEGKTVPLNPAGASKAAVGIQGWLARNGSLSVKDKALLLTVDAKAGKGARPFLANADIRNLAGPVSVTLKIRSQKGGQGSFSWRTHEQKDFLKENTVSFDHAGGDSFQEVTVDLPVVGRMIHVRIMPGAVGNVEILSLQMRGKDGKMQSWEF; translated from the coding sequence ATGAAGATTTTAATGCTGTTTGCGGCGGTGGTTTGTGCAGTGAGCGGCCTGCGGGCGGCTGACCGGCCTAACATCATTTTGTTTTATACGGATGACCATGGTTATGCGGACCTGGGCATCCAGGGCGTGCTGAAGGACATCCGCACCCCGCACCTGGATGCGCTGGCGCGCAGCGGCGTGCTGGCCAGGCATGGTTACAGCACCGCTCCGCAGTGTGTGCCCTCGCGCGGCGGACTGATGACAGGGAAGTTCCAGGGTCGCTTCAACCTGGATTCCAATCAGTCCGAGCTGGATGGATTTAACAAGGAGACGACCATCGCGACGCGGCTGCAAAAAGCAGGTTATGTGACCGCGCAGTTTGGCAAATGGCATCTGGGACCACAGGAGGAAATCTCCAAGCATGGCTTCAAGCACGTGTTTTCCCAGCATGCGCAAAGACCCTTCAGCGCCAACATCACGGCGGAAGGGACGGATGTGCCCCTGGGAAATTTTCCGGCGGAGATGTATCACCTGGATGCCTGCAGCCAGGCGGCGGCGGGCGTGATCGAGAGGTACAAAGCGGAGCCGTTTTTCCTGTATGTGGCCTATCGTGCACCCCACACGCCGCTGGACGCGCCGAAGAAATACACGGACCGCTTTCCGGGTGAAATGCCGGAACGGCGGCGGCAGGCGCTGGCGATGATCTCCGCTGTGGATGACGGCGTGGGATTGATCACGGAGACGCTGAAGAAGCACGGCCTGACGGAAAAGACGCTGATCTTTTTCATCGGTGACAACGGCGCACCGCTGAAAATCCACAAGGTGGACTCACCCCTCAAGGGCGATCCAGGCGGCTGGGACGGCAGCCTGAACACACCGCTGAATGGCGAGAAAGGCATGCTGTCCGAAGGCGGCATGCATGTGCCCTTTGTCATCGCCTGGCCGGGCACCGTTCCAGGCGGGCAGGAGTTTGACCATCCCATCAGCGCGCTGGATGTCGCAGCCACGGCGGCGGCGCAGGCGGGCATCGAAACGAAGCCGGGGGATCTGGACGGAGTCAATCTGCTGCCCTTTTTAAAAGGAGACGTGAAGGAGCCTCCGCATGCGGCGCTGATGTGGCGGTGGATGGCTCAGAGCGCGATCCGCGAGGGCAACTGGAAGCTGCTGCGCGGCGGTGACCGGGAGTATCTCTATAACTTGGGCACGGACCTGGAGGAAAAAAACAACGTGGCGGACCAGCATCCTGAAGTGGCTGCGCGGCTGCGCACCCAATTAAAAACCTGGTGCGATGAACTGAACCCGCCCGGCCTTGCTCTGGGGCCGATGGCGCAGGTCTGGCATGATTATTTTGATCATTACCTGGAGGGCAAAACCGTTCCTCTGAATCCGGCTGGAGCGTCCAAGGCCGCCGTGGGCATCCAGGGCTGGCTGGCACGCAATGGCAGCCTGAGCGTGAAGGACAAGGCGCTGCTGCTGACAGTGGATGCCAAGGCCGGCAAAGGCGCGCGCCCTTTCCTGGCGAATGCCGACATCCGCAACCTGGCCGGCCCGGTGAGCGTGACGCTGAAGATTCGCAGCCAGAAAGGCGGGCAGGGTTCCTTCTCCTGGAGGACGCATGAGCAAAAGGATTTCCTGAAGGAAAACACGGTCAGCTTTGACCATGCAGGCGGAGACAGCTTCCAGGAGGTGACGGTGGATCTGCCGGTGGTCGGACGGATGATCCATGTGCGGATCATGCCGGGCGCGGTGGGGAATGTGGAGATACTCTCCCTGCAAATGCGCGGGAAAGACGGCAAGATGCAATCTTGGGAATTCTAA
- a CDS encoding family 16 glycoside hydrolase, with protein MKSLITSIICLAAAAAFSQSPPKGTVIGEATKLIVATPFDQPAPPTRKGVINGWQAAIGEWTVKDGVMHGDELEADHHASSCTWRLEAMDMILTAQFRLGKAEHVAFGCRDTIAPNHHLGRTFISKDGIWIQRMSGIAKTTKAVKLKEIKTPVDPEAWHDLTVEIIGDRYRAQVDGHVVEGTHERFKDAKGIVALIVKGQGAQFKNVNLWHAKPKG; from the coding sequence ATGAAATCATTAATCACCAGTATCATTTGTTTGGCCGCTGCAGCCGCCTTTTCCCAGTCACCACCCAAGGGCACGGTCATCGGAGAGGCGACAAAGCTCATCGTCGCGACCCCTTTCGACCAGCCGGCGCCACCGACGCGCAAGGGCGTGATCAATGGATGGCAGGCGGCCATCGGTGAATGGACGGTGAAGGACGGCGTGATGCACGGGGATGAGCTGGAGGCGGATCACCACGCTTCCTCCTGCACCTGGCGGCTGGAGGCCATGGACATGATCCTCACCGCGCAGTTCCGCCTGGGGAAGGCTGAGCATGTGGCCTTTGGCTGCCGGGACACGATCGCGCCCAACCATCACCTCGGGCGCACCTTCATCAGCAAGGACGGCATCTGGATCCAGAGGATGTCCGGCATCGCCAAGACGACGAAGGCGGTGAAGCTGAAGGAGATCAAGACCCCGGTGGACCCGGAGGCCTGGCATGATCTGACCGTGGAGATCATTGGCGACCGCTACCGCGCACAGGTGGACGGCCATGTGGTGGAGGGGACCCATGAGCGCTTCAAGGATGCCAAGGGCATCGTGGCGCTGATCGTGAAAGGGCAGGGCGCGCAGTTTAAAAACGTGAACCTGTGGCATGCCAAACCCAAAGGCTGA
- a CDS encoding sulfatase, which produces MKALSTLCFAACALLPLQAAVERPNIILINADDLGYGDLSCYGSKVISTPRLDRLAQEGVRFTDFYVASPFCSPSRAALLTGRLPARCGVPYVLFPTEHTGLPPEEVTLAEMLKPAGYATALIGKWHLGWRRELRPQQQGFDEVFGLRHSNDSEEWTAGKAFFQLSDFEPLTLRDGDRIVEAPVDQALLTEKYTQRALDFIRRQREKPFFLYLPHTMPHIPQYASPVFEGTSKDGVYGDCIQELDASTGRIVDLLAELGIAEKTLVLFTSDNGASMGKKGVAKGKAKAKAERFPGRSNGGSNEPLKMGKGTTWEGGVRVPFIAWWPKTIPAGRVETAPCSTLDFFPTLAALAGVKPDPAVKLDGMDISALLKGEAKGKAQDRLIPHYFGVQLQAVREGEWKLILPVSKLPEMRVASLWFEHQPGLFERQHRLWPEAALYNLTADPGEQVDVAAKHPEIVARLLKKAQEFDQSFQPHIHPVLRLPGPLPPKPGQVSGSNEDLAEWKSLAE; this is translated from the coding sequence ATGAAAGCACTCTCCACCCTTTGCTTCGCGGCCTGTGCGCTGCTGCCTCTCCAGGCGGCGGTGGAGCGGCCTAACATCATATTGATCAACGCGGATGACCTGGGCTATGGCGATCTGAGCTGTTACGGGTCCAAGGTCATCTCCACGCCCCGGCTGGACCGCCTGGCGCAGGAGGGCGTGCGCTTCACGGATTTTTATGTGGCATCGCCCTTTTGCAGCCCATCTCGCGCAGCGCTGCTGACCGGGCGGCTGCCTGCCCGCTGCGGCGTGCCGTATGTGCTTTTCCCCACCGAGCACACCGGTCTGCCGCCGGAGGAGGTGACGCTGGCGGAGATGCTGAAACCGGCAGGTTACGCAACAGCACTCATTGGCAAATGGCACCTCGGCTGGCGGCGTGAACTTCGGCCCCAGCAGCAGGGCTTTGACGAGGTCTTCGGCCTCCGCCATTCCAATGACTCCGAGGAGTGGACAGCCGGGAAAGCCTTCTTCCAGTTGAGTGACTTCGAGCCGCTGACCCTGCGGGACGGCGACCGCATCGTGGAAGCACCGGTGGACCAGGCCCTGCTGACGGAAAAGTACACGCAGCGGGCGCTGGACTTCATCCGCAGGCAGCGGGAGAAGCCCTTCTTCCTCTATCTGCCGCACACGATGCCGCACATCCCGCAGTATGCCTCCCCCGTCTTTGAGGGCACTTCAAAAGACGGCGTGTATGGCGACTGCATCCAGGAGCTGGATGCGAGCACGGGCCGCATCGTGGACCTCCTGGCGGAACTGGGGATTGCAGAAAAGACGTTGGTCCTTTTCACTTCCGACAACGGAGCCTCCATGGGCAAAAAAGGTGTCGCCAAGGGCAAGGCAAAAGCCAAGGCCGAGCGCTTCCCCGGACGCAGCAACGGCGGCAGCAATGAGCCGCTGAAAATGGGCAAAGGCACCACTTGGGAAGGCGGCGTGCGCGTGCCCTTCATCGCCTGGTGGCCCAAGACAATTCCTGCAGGCAGAGTGGAAACGGCCCCATGCTCGACCCTGGATTTTTTCCCCACCCTCGCGGCCCTGGCCGGCGTGAAGCCTGACCCGGCAGTGAAGCTGGACGGCATGGACATCAGCGCGCTGCTCAAAGGTGAAGCCAAAGGAAAAGCGCAGGACCGGCTCATCCCACATTACTTCGGTGTGCAGCTCCAGGCCGTGAGGGAAGGGGAGTGGAAGCTGATCCTGCCCGTTTCAAAACTGCCTGAGATGCGCGTGGCCAGCCTGTGGTTTGAGCATCAGCCGGGCTTGTTCGAGCGCCAGCACCGCCTCTGGCCGGAAGCCGCCTTGTATAACCTGACGGCGGACCCTGGGGAGCAGGTGGATGTGGCCGCGAAGCATCCTGAGATCGTGGCCCGGCTGCTGAAGAAGGCGCAGGAATTTGACCAGTCTTTCCAGCCGCACATCCATCCGGTGCTGCGCCTGCCAGGACCGCTGCCGCCCAAGCCTGGGCAGGTCAGCGGAAGCAATGAAGACCTGGCTGAATGGAAGTCACTGGCCGAATAA